From the genome of Candidatus Deferrimicrobiaceae bacterium, one region includes:
- the prmA gene encoding 50S ribosomal protein L11 methyltransferase: MTRWKSFTVETRREAVDAISHFFTERGALGMAYDERLFGPEGDPADPLPPPEEVTRLTAYFPWEADLHSVKHEFLEFLPVLAESFGPEAGSFVSAAEITDFGWAEKWKENFKPKRIGRRITVKPSWEPYAASSGEVVLTIDPGQAFGTGTHETTQMCLQFLEEAFDASPAPPRVLDVGTGTGILGIAAARLGSSLAMGIDLDPKAVEVAGENARINGVEDRFYAATTPLSCLEGRYDLVLANVIAEILIDLKHEIAARMERGGWLVLSGILAEKSDWVVEEYEAAGYRLSGKKEEGQWTALLLRREGAVS, encoded by the coding sequence ATGACACGCTGGAAATCGTTCACCGTGGAGACGCGTCGGGAGGCGGTGGACGCCATCTCCCATTTCTTCACGGAAAGAGGTGCGCTGGGGATGGCCTACGATGAGCGGCTGTTCGGCCCGGAGGGTGACCCCGCGGACCCCCTTCCCCCCCCCGAAGAGGTGACCCGGCTCACCGCCTACTTCCCCTGGGAGGCCGATCTGCACTCCGTGAAACATGAGTTCCTCGAATTCCTCCCCGTGCTTGCGGAGTCGTTCGGGCCGGAAGCGGGATCCTTCGTCTCGGCGGCCGAGATCACGGACTTCGGCTGGGCGGAGAAGTGGAAGGAGAACTTCAAGCCGAAAAGGATCGGGAGGCGGATCACCGTGAAGCCCTCGTGGGAGCCGTACGCGGCCTCCTCCGGGGAGGTCGTTCTCACCATCGACCCCGGCCAGGCGTTCGGCACCGGTACGCACGAGACGACGCAGATGTGCCTGCAGTTCCTGGAGGAAGCCTTCGACGCCTCCCCGGCTCCCCCCCGGGTGCTGGACGTCGGGACCGGCACGGGAATCCTCGGGATCGCCGCGGCCCGCCTGGGCTCGTCGCTGGCCATGGGGATCGATCTCGACCCGAAGGCGGTGGAGGTGGCCGGGGAAAACGCACGGATCAACGGCGTGGAGGACCGGTTTTACGCCGCCACGACACCCCTGTCGTGCCTGGAGGGAAGGTACGACCTCGTCCTGGCGAACGTTATCGCCGAGATCCTCATCGATCTCAAGCACGAGATCGCCGCGCGGATGGAGCGGGGAGGCTGGCTGGTCCTGTCGGGGATCCTGGCGGAGAAGAGCGACTGGGTGGTGGAAGAGTACGAAGCCGCCGGATACCGGCTCTCCGGGAAGAAGGAGGAAGGCCAGTGGACCGCCCTCTTGCTCCGAAGGGAGGGGGCTGTCTCGTAG
- a CDS encoding RDD family protein produces the protein MMMEEHHYAGFWIRLFARVIDLILILATFNLFFLVDQMGADAGLWAPSGFDEGFWFDRFSAENVLRIAFFVLFPVFYYVYLHGAYGQTFGKMALRIRVLNEDGTPLDYRKAFLRWLGYFLCDLTLNIGYLWAAFDPRKQGLHDKVCRTIVVHENARTGA, from the coding sequence ATGATGATGGAAGAACACCATTACGCGGGGTTCTGGATCCGCCTGTTCGCGCGCGTCATCGACCTCATCCTCATCCTCGCCACGTTCAACCTCTTCTTCCTGGTGGACCAAATGGGGGCCGACGCGGGACTGTGGGCCCCGAGCGGGTTCGACGAGGGTTTCTGGTTCGACCGGTTCTCCGCGGAGAACGTCCTGCGGATCGCCTTCTTCGTGCTCTTCCCCGTCTTCTACTACGTCTATCTCCACGGCGCCTACGGGCAGACCTTCGGGAAGATGGCGCTGCGGATCAGGGTGCTGAACGAGGATGGAACCCCTCTCGACTACCGGAAGGCGTTCCTGCGGTGGCTCGGGTATTTCCTGTGCGACCTGACGCTCAACATCGGATATCTGTGGGCCGCGTTCGACCCGCGCAAGCAGGGGCTGCACGACAAGGTCTGCAGGACGATCGTCGTCCACGAGAACGCCCGGACCGGCGCTTGA
- a CDS encoding M20 family metallopeptidase: MDRDRRKLLSLAGALRPDAVRMLRAITGFAELPLQEKRTSKTLSTFLEGNGFKVERGIAGMETAFRAEFPFGRGKPAVALLCEMDALPGLGHACGHNLGGVASACAAAALARFGASRFRAGKVIALGTPAEETGYGKARMIEEEVFAKVDAAMMVHASSRRHVVKGCLALHKIRFSFLGKASHAAAYPEHGVNALDAVLLLFQGVAALRQHLPGTVRVHGIITDGGKAPNIVPERAQAYFYVRGETDAEMHDAMRRVKRCARAAATSTGCRLRMKEGPYTLSAMKVNPVLAGSYRRALAFLGVKESGAPPDRNRGSSDIGNVSRIVPSLQPNVPISGGERVEIHTRSFEEATTSPAGVKGMMEGIRALALTAYDLFADPRLVREAWRALRQEQGRS; this comes from the coding sequence ATGGACCGAGACAGAAGGAAACTCCTCTCGCTCGCCGGCGCGCTTCGCCCCGATGCCGTAAGGATGCTCCGGGCGATCACCGGGTTCGCCGAGCTCCCGCTTCAGGAGAAGCGCACCTCCAAAACCCTTTCGACGTTCCTCGAGGGGAACGGGTTCAAGGTGGAACGGGGGATCGCGGGGATGGAGACCGCGTTCCGGGCGGAATTTCCTTTCGGAAGGGGGAAGCCGGCGGTGGCGCTCCTGTGCGAGATGGACGCCCTGCCGGGCCTGGGGCATGCCTGCGGGCACAATCTGGGCGGGGTCGCGTCCGCGTGCGCAGCGGCGGCGCTGGCCCGTTTCGGCGCATCCCGTTTCCGCGCGGGGAAGGTCATCGCCCTGGGGACCCCCGCCGAGGAGACGGGGTACGGGAAGGCCCGGATGATCGAGGAGGAAGTCTTCGCAAAGGTCGACGCGGCGATGATGGTCCACGCCTCCTCCCGCCGCCACGTGGTCAAGGGGTGCCTGGCTCTCCACAAGATCCGGTTCTCCTTTCTGGGAAAGGCGTCGCACGCGGCGGCATACCCGGAGCACGGAGTCAACGCGCTCGACGCCGTCCTCCTCCTCTTTCAGGGGGTCGCGGCGCTGCGCCAGCATCTCCCCGGCACCGTGCGGGTGCACGGGATCATCACGGACGGAGGGAAGGCCCCCAACATCGTCCCGGAACGCGCCCAGGCGTATTTCTACGTCCGGGGCGAGACCGACGCGGAGATGCATGACGCAATGCGGAGGGTGAAGCGGTGCGCCCGCGCCGCGGCGACGTCGACCGGATGCCGTCTGCGGATGAAGGAGGGGCCGTACACCCTCTCCGCGATGAAGGTCAACCCCGTGCTTGCCGGCTCCTACCGGCGCGCCCTGGCGTTTCTGGGCGTCAAGGAGAGCGGGGCGCCCCCCGACCGGAACCGCGGATCCTCCGACATCGGGAACGTCTCCCGGATCGTCCCTTCGCTCCAGCCGAACGTTCCGATCTCGGGCGGCGAGCGAGTGGAGATCCACACGCGCTCCTTCGAGGAGGCGACCACGAGTCCCGCGGGGGTCAAGGGAATGATGGAGGGGATCCGGGCGCTGGCACTGACCGCGTACGATCTGTTCGCGGATCCGAGGCTCGTCCGGGAGGCATGGAGGGCGCTCCGCCAAGAACAGGGACGTTCTTAA
- a CDS encoding 16S rRNA (uracil(1498)-N(3))-methyltransferase yields the protein MPTFFINRQNISGDTAVLSGTEAGHMLRSLRLGPGDSFFAFDEEGNRYRMRILEATSRSLRAEVLESWPPEPPPEVAVTLLVGLPKADKMDFILEKATELGCSRVAPFRSSRTIPRVDAQDARRKAARWERVALAAAKQCGSARVPDIPGLLSYPAALALAGSSEARIVFYEGERQFGLKEVLSGMGQAKSVALLIGPEGGFSEDEVREAERAGFVRAGLGQRILRVETAAVAAVSMVMYHFGNP from the coding sequence ATGCCCACCTTTTTCATCAACCGCCAGAACATCTCGGGGGACACGGCCGTTCTTTCGGGAACGGAGGCGGGACACATGCTCCGGTCCCTGCGCCTGGGCCCGGGCGACTCGTTTTTCGCCTTCGACGAGGAGGGAAACCGGTACCGGATGAGAATCCTCGAGGCGACCTCGCGCTCGCTGCGCGCCGAGGTGCTCGAATCCTGGCCCCCGGAGCCTCCCCCGGAGGTCGCCGTCACGCTTCTCGTGGGACTGCCCAAAGCCGACAAGATGGACTTCATCCTCGAGAAGGCGACCGAACTCGGATGCTCCCGGGTGGCGCCGTTCCGGTCGTCCCGGACGATCCCCCGTGTCGACGCGCAGGACGCGCGCAGGAAAGCGGCGCGCTGGGAGCGGGTGGCGCTCGCCGCCGCCAAGCAGTGCGGCTCCGCCCGGGTGCCGGACATCCCGGGCCTTCTCTCCTATCCCGCCGCGCTCGCCCTGGCCGGATCGTCGGAAGCGCGCATCGTGTTCTACGAGGGCGAGAGGCAGTTCGGGCTGAAGGAGGTCCTCTCCGGCATGGGCCAGGCGAAAAGCGTGGCGCTTCTCATCGGTCCCGAGGGGGGCTTCTCCGAAGACGAGGTCCGGGAGGCGGAGCGGGCGGGGTTCGTCCGGGCGGGACTGGGACAGCGGATCCTGCGGGTGGAGACCGCCGCGGTCGCCGCGGTGAGCATGGTGATGTATCATTTCGGAAACCCCTGA